A section of the Clostridium omnivorum genome encodes:
- a CDS encoding methionine ABC transporter permease has protein sequence MTFSEIFQEILLPGLGDTLYMVIVSTVFAVILGFLPAVILVVTDKKGLKPNKIINSTLDFIINLLRSFPFIILMIAIFPLTKLIAGTSIGKNAAIVPLTIGAAPFAARVIESALKEVDPGIIEAAKSFGASTTQIIFKVMIREALPSIVLGITLTVISVIGYSAMAGTIGGGGLGDIAVRYGYQRFKTDIMIYTVIILIVVVQLFQSVGNILYKKLNK, from the coding sequence ATGACATTTAGTGAAATATTTCAAGAAATTTTACTGCCAGGGCTAGGGGATACACTATATATGGTTATAGTTTCAACAGTATTTGCTGTAATTTTAGGCTTTTTACCAGCAGTTATATTGGTAGTTACAGATAAAAAGGGGCTTAAGCCAAATAAAATTATAAATAGTACCTTAGATTTTATTATTAACCTATTACGTTCATTCCCTTTTATCATACTAATGATTGCAATTTTTCCGCTTACTAAATTAATTGCCGGTACTTCCATAGGGAAAAATGCAGCTATAGTTCCACTAACAATCGGGGCTGCTCCATTTGCAGCAAGAGTAATAGAGTCTGCACTGAAAGAAGTGGATCCGGGAATCATAGAAGCAGCAAAATCTTTCGGAGCTAGCACAACTCAGATAATTTTCAAAGTAATGATAAGAGAAGCTCTACCCTCTATAGTTTTAGGTATTACTCTAACTGTAATAAGTGTTATAGGGTACTCAGCTATGGCTGGGACAATAGGCGGAGGAGGTTTAGGGGATATAGCTGTAAGATATGGCTATCAAAGGTTTAAGACTGATATCATGATTTATACTGTTATTATATTAATAGTTGTAGTACAACTGTTTCAAAGCGTAGGTAATATTTTATATAAAAAATTAAATAAATAA
- a CDS encoding methionine ABC transporter ATP-binding protein: MLEVKNVSKAFGKNLVLHDVTLKVNEGEIFGIVGHSGAGKSTLLRCLNGLEAYDSGNIEVMGREVKTLSSREIRLLRKDLGMIFQGFNLLKRKNVFENIALPLEVWGYGKAEINNKVSNLLQLVGLEDKRNSFPSELSGGQKQRVAIARALALEPKVLLCDEATSALDPKTTKSILQLLKEINEKLKLTIIIVTHQMEVIKEICSNVALMEGGEVKAIGEVEKLFLKPTYELKDLMGEEEVLPFSGINIKVFFSKEISQNSLITSMARSLDIDFSIVWGKLEKFREDVLGSLVINVSEENSSAIIEYLNSKSIGWEVIKNDI; this comes from the coding sequence ATGCTTGAAGTTAAAAATGTAAGTAAAGCCTTTGGTAAGAATCTAGTCTTACATGATGTAACATTAAAAGTTAATGAAGGGGAGATTTTTGGAATAGTTGGACATAGTGGTGCTGGTAAGTCGACTTTACTTAGATGTCTCAATGGTCTTGAAGCTTATGATAGTGGAAATATTGAAGTTATGGGAAGGGAAGTAAAAACACTTAGTTCAAGGGAGATAAGACTGCTTAGGAAAGATTTAGGGATGATTTTTCAAGGATTTAATTTGCTTAAGAGGAAAAATGTCTTTGAAAATATTGCACTTCCTCTTGAAGTTTGGGGATATGGAAAAGCTGAAATAAATAACAAGGTGAGCAATTTACTCCAGTTAGTTGGACTTGAAGATAAAAGAAATAGCTTTCCTAGTGAATTAAGTGGAGGACAAAAACAAAGAGTAGCGATAGCTAGAGCTTTAGCACTTGAGCCAAAGGTTTTGCTATGTGACGAAGCTACTTCAGCATTAGATCCTAAAACAACAAAGTCTATACTTCAGCTTCTAAAAGAAATTAATGAAAAATTGAAATTAACTATTATTATTGTTACTCATCAGATGGAAGTAATAAAGGAAATATGCTCAAATGTGGCTTTAATGGAAGGTGGCGAAGTAAAAGCAATAGGCGAAGTAGAAAAATTATTTCTAAAGCCTACCTATGAACTAAAAGATCTTATGGGAGAAGAGGAAGTGCTGCCATTCAGTGGAATAAACATAAAGGTTTTCTTCTCAAAAGAGATTAGTCAAAACAGCTTAATCACTTCCATGGCTAGAAGTCTTGATATAGACTTTTCTATTGTATGGGGAAAACTTGAAAAATTTAGAGAAGATGTTTTAGGCAGTTTAGTTATTAATGTTTCCGAGGAAAATAGTAGCGCCATAATAGAATACCTTAACAGCAAGTCCATAGGATGGGAGGTAATAAAAAATGACATTTAG
- the pflA gene encoding pyruvate formate-lyase-activating protein: MTKGRVHSIESMGLVDGPGVRTVVFLQGCKLRCAYCHNPDTWGTEGGTEMTSEELLKKILRFKPYFERSGGGVTFSGGDPLLQPEFLLEMLKLCKKMGIHTTIDTAGYGFSEYYDEILKYTDLVLLDIKHVDDEGYKSLTGRSKRGLDEFMKALERASTKVWVRHVVVPGITDSKEHIEKLEEIIKKINNVEKIELLPYHTLGIHKYEKLGIPYRLKDVEPMDKKQTRKLEKIIIEKIKIA; encoded by the coding sequence ATGACAAAAGGAAGGGTGCATTCAATAGAAAGTATGGGGCTTGTTGATGGACCAGGAGTTAGAACTGTAGTGTTTTTGCAAGGCTGTAAACTTAGGTGTGCATATTGCCATAATCCTGATACTTGGGGAACAGAAGGCGGTACTGAAATGACTTCTGAGGAACTATTAAAAAAGATTCTTAGATTTAAACCATACTTCGAGAGATCAGGAGGGGGAGTGACCTTCTCTGGAGGAGATCCCTTACTTCAACCTGAATTTTTACTAGAAATGTTAAAGTTGTGTAAGAAGATGGGAATACACACTACAATAGATACTGCTGGTTATGGATTTAGCGAATATTATGATGAAATTTTAAAATATACGGACTTAGTTCTTTTAGACATAAAGCACGTGGATGATGAAGGGTATAAAAGCCTAACTGGTCGCTCTAAAAGAGGTCTAGACGAATTTATGAAAGCTCTAGAAAGAGCTAGTACTAAAGTATGGGTAAGGCACGTTGTTGTTCCTGGAATAACAGATTCAAAAGAGCATATTGAAAAACTTGAAGAAATAATTAAAAAAATCAATAATGTAGAGAAAATAGAGCTTCTTCCATACCATACTCTTGGTATTCATAAATATGAGAAACTAGGGATTCCATACAGACTTAAAGATGTAGAACCTATGGATAAAAAACAAACTAGAAAATTAGAAAAGATTATAATTGAAAAAATAAAAATTGCATGA
- the pflB gene encoding formate C-acetyltransferase, whose product MYKQWNGFNEGNWMNEINVRDFIQKNYKLYEGDKSFLVGPTEKTKKVWDECSKLIIEELKKGILGVDTETISGVDAFKPGYIDKDNETIVGLQADAPLKRITNPFGGIRMAEQALESYGYKVSDEMHEIFTKYRKTHNQGVFDAYTDDIRVARKAGVITGLPDAYGRGRIIGDYRRIALYGIDKLVEDKKKDLKNLKGTMVEETIRLREELNEQIRALAKIKNMAASYGVDISQPASNAKEAVQFVYFGYLAAIKENNGAAMSLGRTSTFVDIYIERDLQAGIITEEEAQEIVDQFIIKLRLVRHLRTPDYNEIFAGDPTWVTESIGGVGVDGRPLVTKSSYRYLHTLINLGTAPEPNMTVLWSQQLPENFKKYCAEMSILTDSIQYENDDIMKPIYGDDYAIACCVSAMEVGKQMQFFGARCNVGKSLLLALNGGIDEKQGLKVVPGIEPITDEVLDYEKVKANYFKVLEYISELYVNTMNIIHYMHDKYAYEAAQMALHDTKVGRLMAFGVAGLSVAADSLSAIKYAKVKPIRENGITVDFEVVGEFPKYGNDDDRVDSIAVEIVEKFSSELKKTPTYRNAKHTLSVLTITSNVTYGKKTGSTPDGRKAGQPFAPGANPMHGRDIEGALASLNSVAKVPYSCCEDGVSNTFSIIPDALGKESEARINNLVAIMDGYFGQNAHHLNVNVLNRETLMDAMEHPEKYPTLTIRVSGYAVNFNKLTKAQQADVINRTFHEKM is encoded by the coding sequence ATGTATAAGCAATGGAATGGATTTAACGAAGGTAATTGGATGAATGAAATTAATGTAAGAGACTTTATTCAAAAGAATTATAAACTATATGAAGGCGATAAGAGTTTCTTAGTAGGACCAACCGAAAAAACTAAAAAAGTTTGGGATGAATGCAGTAAGTTAATAATAGAAGAACTTAAAAAGGGAATATTAGGCGTTGATACAGAAACGATTTCTGGAGTAGATGCTTTTAAACCTGGATATATAGATAAAGATAACGAAACAATAGTTGGGCTTCAAGCTGATGCTCCTCTAAAGAGAATAACCAATCCTTTTGGTGGAATAAGAATGGCTGAACAAGCTCTTGAGTCTTATGGATACAAAGTGAGCGATGAAATGCATGAAATATTTACAAAGTATAGAAAGACTCATAACCAAGGCGTTTTCGATGCTTATACTGATGATATAAGAGTGGCTAGAAAAGCTGGGGTTATAACAGGACTTCCAGATGCTTATGGAAGAGGAAGAATAATAGGTGACTATAGAAGAATAGCACTATATGGTATAGATAAATTAGTTGAAGATAAGAAAAAAGATCTAAAGAACCTAAAAGGAACTATGGTTGAAGAGACTATAAGATTAAGAGAAGAGCTAAATGAACAAATAAGAGCACTTGCTAAGATAAAGAACATGGCTGCTTCCTATGGAGTTGATATTTCACAGCCAGCGTCAAATGCAAAAGAAGCAGTACAATTTGTTTACTTTGGATATTTAGCTGCAATAAAGGAAAATAACGGAGCAGCAATGTCATTGGGTAGAACAAGTACTTTTGTTGATATATATATAGAAAGAGATTTACAAGCAGGTATAATAACTGAAGAAGAAGCTCAAGAGATAGTTGATCAATTTATTATTAAGTTAAGACTTGTAAGACACTTAAGAACTCCTGACTATAACGAGATATTTGCTGGAGACCCAACTTGGGTTACTGAATCCATAGGAGGAGTAGGGGTTGATGGAAGACCACTTGTAACGAAGTCTTCTTATAGATATTTGCATACACTAATAAATCTTGGAACTGCTCCAGAACCAAATATGACAGTGCTTTGGTCACAACAGTTACCAGAAAACTTTAAAAAGTACTGTGCTGAAATGTCAATACTTACAGATTCAATTCAATATGAAAATGATGATATTATGAAGCCAATTTACGGTGATGACTATGCTATAGCATGCTGTGTATCTGCAATGGAAGTAGGAAAACAAATGCAGTTCTTTGGTGCAAGATGCAATGTTGGTAAGTCTTTACTTCTTGCTTTAAATGGTGGTATTGATGAAAAACAAGGATTAAAAGTAGTACCAGGGATTGAGCCAATAACAGATGAAGTATTAGATTATGAAAAGGTGAAAGCTAATTACTTTAAGGTGCTAGAATACATTAGTGAATTATATGTAAACACAATGAATATAATCCACTACATGCATGATAAATATGCCTATGAAGCAGCACAAATGGCATTGCATGATACAAAAGTAGGAAGACTTATGGCATTCGGAGTAGCAGGATTATCAGTTGCTGCAGACTCATTAAGCGCTATTAAATATGCAAAGGTTAAGCCAATAAGAGAAAATGGTATAACTGTAGACTTTGAAGTTGTAGGAGAATTCCCTAAGTATGGTAATGACGATGATAGAGTTGATAGTATAGCTGTAGAAATAGTTGAAAAGTTCTCAAGCGAGCTTAAAAAGACACCAACATATAGGAATGCAAAACATACATTATCAGTGTTGACAATAACATCAAACGTAACTTATGGTAAGAAAACTGGATCTACCCCAGATGGAAGAAAGGCTGGTCAACCTTTTGCACCAGGAGCTAACCCAATGCATGGAAGAGATATTGAAGGAGCTCTTGCTTCATTAAACTCTGTAGCAAAAGTACCATATTCATGCTGCGAAGATGGAGTTTCCAATACATTCTCTATAATTCCAGATGCACTAGGAAAAGAATCAGAAGCAAGAATTAATAATCTAGTAGCTATAATGGATGGATACTTTGGTCAAAATGCTCACCACTTAAATGTAAATGTTCTTAATAGAGAAACACTTATGGATGCAATGGAACATCCAGAAAAGTATCCAACTCTAACAATAAGAGTATCAGGATATGCCGTAAACTTTAATAAATTAACTAAGGCACAACAAGCTGACGTTATAAATAGAACGTTCCACGAAAAAATGTAA
- a CDS encoding PilZ domain-containing protein: MDIKLEHMSNIDKRHGKRAKYDLKLYYPRVNNNSIYNKYNLGSPILETIDISETGISFISRAELREDDFISFLLTIENNPSFWCMAEVKWIQKIEGFFKVGCQFYCLNEDQIRYIREYVSKVID; this comes from the coding sequence GTGGATATAAAGTTAGAACATATGAGTAATATAGATAAAAGACATGGGAAGAGAGCAAAATACGATTTGAAGCTATATTATCCGAGGGTGAATAATAACAGTATCTATAATAAATATAACCTTGGATCTCCTATACTAGAGACCATAGATATATCTGAAACTGGGATTAGTTTTATAAGTAGAGCTGAGCTTAGGGAAGATGATTTTATTTCTTTTCTTCTTACAATAGAAAACAATCCTTCATTCTGGTGTATGGCTGAAGTTAAGTGGATTCAAAAAATAGAAGGATTTTTCAAGGTTGGGTGTCAATTTTATTGTCTTAATGAAGATCAGATTAGGTACATAAGAGAATATGTTAGTAAAGTGATAGATTAG
- a CDS encoding FeoA family protein has translation MSICDVKPGETVYVSYITGDEKLAKRLLALGAIEGTEIAVKTAAPLGDPIIINFRGFDLAIRKKDAKNIKVYNQTVEED, from the coding sequence ATGAGCATTTGCGATGTAAAACCAGGAGAAACAGTTTATGTAAGCTACATTACAGGAGATGAAAAATTAGCAAAACGACTTTTAGCTTTAGGAGCAATAGAAGGCACCGAGATTGCGGTAAAAACAGCAGCTCCTTTAGGGGACCCCATAATAATAAACTTTAGAGGTTTTGATTTAGCTATAAGAAAAAAAGATGCTAAAAACATAAAGGTTTATAACCAAACTGTAGAGGAGGACTAA
- the feoB gene encoding ferrous iron transport protein B, with product MLTAALLGNPNVGKTTLFNQLTGSNQHVGNWAGVTVDKKEGYIGKSIRIVDLPGIYAMDTYSNEERVSKDFLINGNVDVIINILDASNLNRNLYLTMQLKQFNKPIILVLNMIDAAEAKGLKIDFLALEKNLGVKVVPIIASKAVGIDDIKTLLESKNFFNSFIDNNFQFQNEKETYIYIENVLGKCLVNKTGQSISISKKVDKILLNKFLAYPLFMIIIYLIFQFTFSWIGQPLADLLDNGVNDYLMPFLSSLLYNSSPWFKSLLVDGVVGGVGSVIVFLPVILTLFLCISFLEDSGYMARVAFIMDKIIRKMGLSGKAFIPLIIGFGCSVPGVMSARTLESEKDRKLTALLVPLMSCNARLPVYALFAAAFFKGKEVTVIGSLYLLGIIIAFLMGILFKNTLFKKDEEPFIIELPEYKLPEVKLLFKHTWEKGKGFLKKAGTIIFSVSIIVWVLSNFNFTGMTDINSSFMAYIGKFISPIFKPLGFASWQNSVALLTGIMAKEVVVGTMGVIYGSDLTTMLPKVFSPLSAYSFLVFVLLYTPCISLIATMKKEYGSKMAIFSVLYQLVLAWVASFIVYNLGSMILSLI from the coding sequence ATGTTAACAGCCGCACTTCTTGGTAATCCCAACGTTGGGAAAACCACTTTATTCAATCAACTAACAGGTTCAAATCAGCATGTAGGAAATTGGGCTGGTGTAACAGTAGACAAAAAAGAAGGTTACATAGGAAAATCAATCAGGATAGTAGATTTACCAGGCATTTATGCTATGGATACCTACTCCAACGAGGAAAGGGTTTCTAAAGATTTTTTAATTAACGGTAACGTAGATGTCATAATTAATATTTTAGACGCTTCTAATTTAAATAGAAATCTTTACTTAACAATGCAGCTAAAACAATTTAACAAACCGATTATTTTAGTTTTAAATATGATTGATGCTGCAGAAGCAAAGGGACTTAAAATAGACTTTTTAGCACTAGAAAAAAACTTAGGTGTAAAAGTGGTTCCTATTATAGCCTCCAAGGCAGTAGGAATCGATGATATAAAAACCTTACTCGAAAGTAAGAATTTTTTTAATTCATTTATTGATAATAACTTTCAATTTCAAAATGAAAAAGAAACATATATTTATATAGAAAATGTACTAGGCAAATGCTTAGTCAATAAAACCGGCCAAAGCATTTCCATCTCAAAAAAAGTAGACAAAATCTTATTAAATAAATTTTTAGCATATCCGCTATTTATGATTATTATATATCTAATATTTCAATTTACCTTTTCATGGATAGGACAACCATTAGCCGACTTGTTAGATAATGGTGTTAATGATTACTTGATGCCCTTTTTGAGTTCATTATTATATAACAGCAGTCCATGGTTCAAATCACTGCTAGTAGATGGGGTTGTAGGCGGGGTCGGTTCAGTTATTGTTTTTTTACCTGTAATACTAACCTTGTTTTTATGTATATCTTTTTTAGAAGATAGTGGTTATATGGCAAGAGTAGCTTTTATAATGGATAAAATAATTAGAAAAATGGGCTTGTCAGGAAAAGCATTTATTCCCTTGATAATTGGTTTCGGCTGCTCTGTTCCTGGAGTAATGTCAGCCAGAACCTTAGAAAGTGAAAAGGATAGAAAACTCACAGCTCTGCTTGTTCCATTAATGTCATGTAATGCCAGACTTCCTGTATACGCATTATTTGCAGCTGCATTTTTTAAAGGTAAAGAAGTAACAGTTATCGGGTCTCTATATTTATTAGGAATTATAATAGCCTTCTTAATGGGAATACTATTTAAAAATACTCTCTTTAAAAAAGACGAGGAACCTTTTATTATAGAACTTCCTGAATACAAGCTACCAGAAGTAAAACTATTATTTAAGCACACTTGGGAAAAAGGAAAGGGTTTTTTAAAGAAAGCTGGTACAATAATTTTTTCAGTATCAATAATTGTTTGGGTTCTTTCTAACTTTAATTTTACTGGTATGACAGATATTAATTCCAGTTTTATGGCCTATATAGGTAAATTTATAAGCCCTATTTTCAAACCATTGGGATTTGCATCTTGGCAAAACTCCGTTGCTCTTCTTACTGGGATTATGGCAAAGGAAGTTGTCGTTGGAACCATGGGGGTTATATACGGCAGCGATTTAACAACAATGCTTCCTAAGGTTTTTTCTCCACTTTCTGCATACAGCTTTCTAGTATTTGTACTTCTTTATACTCCTTGCATTTCACTTATTGCCACTATGAAGAAGGAGTACGGCAGCAAAATGGCTATTTTTTCAGTATTATATCAACTTGTACTTGCATGGGTTGCATCATTTATAGTTTACAATTTAGGCAGTATGATACTTTCATTAATCTAA
- a CDS encoding FeoB-associated Cys-rich membrane protein, whose protein sequence is MIVEIIVTVGIIAAAGYILFKNLKKSVSGKCNCGSCSSSCPKYNSPKQK, encoded by the coding sequence ATGATAGTAGAAATTATAGTAACAGTTGGCATTATAGCCGCTGCAGGTTATATTTTGTTTAAAAATCTTAAAAAAAGCGTTTCAGGTAAATGTAATTGCGGAAGTTGCTCTTCTAGCTGTCCAAAATACAATAGCCCAAAACAAAAATAA
- a CDS encoding ribonuclease H-like domain-containing protein, whose amino-acid sequence MYIREYNDNLIIPSEIIERYKMKEVAYFDIETTGFDKDKDRIILISLGTFLEDGRFSIKQYFAETLEDEADILFEFGKDLISFTTWCSYNGMAFDEPFVKRRMEKNNIVFKSPDEHIDLYRLIRPYHKQLGMERCNLKTVEKYLGVQREDKIDGGMSVELYNQFLESEDEDLKYIIMLHNYEDVLNLPKIFKIVYQVDCNNNLVREDCITEKQLGFLKSLISKNKIVIKSDIEKISKKSASRVIDAILKGNLDGQLLDEIISNSY is encoded by the coding sequence ATGTATATTAGAGAGTATAATGACAATTTGATTATTCCTAGCGAAATAATTGAAAGATATAAGATGAAAGAAGTTGCATACTTTGATATAGAGACTACTGGTTTTGACAAAGATAAGGACAGAATAATATTAATATCTCTTGGAACTTTTTTGGAAGATGGAAGATTTAGTATTAAACAATATTTTGCTGAAACTTTGGAAGATGAAGCTGATATTCTTTTTGAATTTGGCAAGGATTTAATTAGTTTTACAACATGGTGTTCTTACAATGGAATGGCTTTCGATGAACCTTTTGTTAAAAGACGTATGGAAAAGAATAATATTGTATTTAAATCGCCAGATGAACATATAGATTTATATAGGTTAATTAGACCTTATCATAAACAATTGGGAATGGAAAGGTGCAATCTTAAAACTGTAGAAAAGTATCTTGGGGTTCAAAGAGAAGATAAAATTGATGGTGGTATGAGCGTTGAACTTTACAATCAATTTTTAGAATCAGAGGATGAGGATTTAAAATATATTATAATGCTTCATAATTATGAAGATGTGTTAAATTTACCTAAGATTTTCAAGATAGTCTATCAAGTAGACTGCAATAATAATTTAGTTAGGGAAGATTGCATAACTGAAAAACAGCTTGGTTTTTTAAAGAGCCTTATTTCGAAAAATAAAATTGTGATAAAATCTGATATTGAAAAAATATCAAAAAAATCGGCATCAAGGGTTATAGATGCTATATTAAAAGGCAATTTAGATGGTCAGCTTCTTGATGAAATTATAAGTAATAGTTATTAA
- the argS gene encoding arginine--tRNA ligase, which translates to MEYKKVVAERIKKCVDLDLETIERLIEIPPRAEMGDFAFPCFQLSKTMRKAPQMIAEQIKNEIDREGFEKVENAGPYLNFFLDKGVFVKSVLEKVLAEKDSYGSSNVGVGKNVVVEYSSPNIAKPFHVGHLFTTVIGNALYKIMKFEGYNCIGINHLGDWGTQFGKLIYAYKQGWADEEKLAKDPINELLRIYVKFHEEAEKNPALDDEARHHFKNLEEGKEEETALWNKFKDMSLKEFNKVYEMLGVKFDSYAGESFYSDKMESVIEEIDEKGLLVESQGAKVVMLDEYNMPPTIIKKADGASIYATRDLAAAFYRKKTYDFYKNIYVVGIDQSLHFKQVFTTIGLMGHEWSKDCVHVPFGLVRFADKKLSTRKGDVIFLEDLLKEAISKTLEIINEKNPSLENKEETAKKIGIGAVVFTYLKNTRERDIVFDWKEMLSFDGETGPYVQYTYARGKSILRKAGELNGEVNYSKLTTAEEFELAKLLDSFQSSILLAIDKYEPSVVTRHIIEIAKAFNKFYNSHNILNVEDEEVKLGRLKLVEATCQVISNGLNILGIETVEKM; encoded by the coding sequence ATGGAATACAAAAAAGTAGTTGCAGAAAGAATAAAAAAATGCGTTGATTTGGACTTGGAAACAATAGAAAGATTAATTGAAATACCACCAAGAGCTGAAATGGGTGATTTTGCCTTTCCGTGTTTTCAGCTTTCAAAAACTATGAGAAAAGCGCCGCAAATGATTGCTGAACAGATAAAAAATGAAATTGATAGAGAAGGATTTGAAAAGGTTGAAAATGCAGGACCGTATTTGAACTTTTTCTTGGATAAGGGAGTTTTTGTTAAAAGCGTACTGGAAAAAGTATTAGCTGAAAAAGATTCTTATGGTTCTTCTAATGTTGGAGTTGGTAAAAATGTAGTAGTTGAATATTCATCACCTAATATCGCTAAGCCTTTCCACGTTGGACACCTATTTACCACTGTAATAGGAAATGCTTTATATAAAATAATGAAATTCGAAGGTTATAACTGTATAGGGATAAATCATCTTGGTGATTGGGGAACTCAGTTTGGAAAGCTTATATATGCATATAAGCAAGGCTGGGCTGATGAAGAAAAATTAGCTAAAGATCCAATTAATGAACTACTAAGAATTTATGTTAAGTTTCACGAAGAAGCTGAGAAAAATCCTGCTTTAGATGATGAAGCTAGACATCATTTTAAAAACTTAGAAGAAGGAAAAGAGGAAGAAACTGCCCTTTGGAATAAGTTCAAGGACATGAGTTTAAAAGAATTTAATAAAGTATATGAAATGCTTGGAGTTAAGTTTGATTCCTACGCTGGAGAAAGTTTCTACAGTGATAAAATGGAATCTGTTATTGAAGAAATAGATGAAAAAGGGCTTCTTGTAGAGAGCCAAGGAGCAAAGGTGGTAATGCTTGATGAATATAATATGCCTCCAACTATTATAAAAAAGGCGGATGGAGCAAGTATTTACGCTACCAGGGATCTTGCTGCAGCGTTTTATAGAAAGAAAACTTATGATTTTTATAAAAATATATATGTAGTAGGAATAGATCAATCATTACACTTTAAGCAAGTATTTACTACTATAGGATTAATGGGACATGAATGGTCTAAAGATTGTGTACATGTACCTTTTGGGCTTGTAAGATTTGCTGATAAAAAGCTTTCTACAAGAAAGGGAGATGTAATATTCCTTGAGGACTTATTAAAAGAAGCTATATCTAAAACATTAGAAATAATAAATGAGAAGAATCCTAGTCTAGAAAACAAAGAAGAAACTGCAAAGAAAATCGGAATTGGTGCTGTTGTGTTTACTTACCTTAAGAATACAAGAGAAAGAGATATTGTGTTTGATTGGAAAGAAATGTTAAGCTTTGATGGCGAAACTGGTCCTTATGTACAATATACTTATGCAAGAGGTAAGAGCATACTTAGAAAAGCTGGAGAATTGAATGGAGAAGTTAATTACTCTAAGCTTACAACAGCTGAAGAATTTGAACTTGCTAAGCTTTTAGATTCTTTCCAAAGTTCCATTTTACTTGCTATAGACAAGTATGAACCATCTGTAGTAACAAGACATATAATTGAGATTGCTAAAGCTTTTAATAAGTTCTATAATTCTCATAATATATTAAATGTTGAAGACGAAGAAGTTAAATTAGGACGTTTAAAGCTAGTTGAGGCAACTTGTCAGGTTATAAGCAATGGATTAAATATTTTAGGGATTGAAACAGTAGAAAAAATGTAG
- a CDS encoding YgaP family membrane protein, which yields MNISLPNTIERVRIHTKEKVNQKIDEKMVESITKYYKGSREDVLKRLQELDAEWDIERTLETHAATAALASSVIGFFTKERKWYAVTGVIGGFLLQHALQGWCPPVSILRRFGVRTLSEIEQEKSALRVLLERKS from the coding sequence GTGAATATTTCACTTCCTAATACCATTGAAAGGGTAAGGATTCATACAAAGGAAAAGGTAAATCAAAAGATTGATGAAAAGATGGTTGAAAGTATAACTAAATATTATAAAGGCAGCAGAGAAGATGTGCTTAAAAGACTGCAAGAGCTTGATGCTGAATGGGATATAGAAAGAACTCTAGAAACCCATGCCGCTACTGCAGCGCTTGCATCTAGTGTTATAGGTTTTTTTACTAAGGAAAGGAAGTGGTATGCAGTTACTGGAGTTATAGGTGGATTTTTGCTTCAACATGCCTTACAAGGATGGTGTCCACCTGTATCGATTTTAAGGAGGTTTGGAGTTAGAACATTATCAGAAATTGAACAAGAAAAGTCTGCTCTTAGAGTGCTTTTAGAGAGAAAATCATAA